Sequence from the Salinicoccus sp. RF5 genome:
TAGGCTGGCCGATTTTCAGCAGGCCATGGTAGGCTGTCTGGCCGGTCATGCCGAGGGTGCTCAAGTAGAGGTGAAGCGGTACATCCGTATTCTGGATTTTTGATACATTATCCGGTGTAACGGTGATATAACGCTGCCATGGCAGTACGCCGACAACATGATCACCTTTTTCGAATGCATCATTCTTCGATTTCATTATTTCACCGACTACATGGCCGTGGAACGGCTTGTCGATTTCGAATGGTGCGACATACGACTTGGCATCGGACATGCGTCCACGCATATACGGGTCGACGGATACATATATTGGTCTGATCATCACTTCTCCATCGGATGGCTCCCTCACATCGATATCTTCAAATCTGAATACATCATCCCCGGGCACACCTTCAGGCCTTTTTGCGAGAACAATCTGTTCATTCTTCATATGATATTCCTCCAATTGAAATACTTTCACGGTTAATATTCTAGAGGTCTCCGGAAGTGTATTCAAAGATATTGATTGCTCTCTTTTCTACAGCCCTTTGCTCAATTATTATAGGTGACATCAGGGTAGAAGAGGATTGATGGAGTAAGGGAAGAAAGAAAGGAGAAGGATCTGCATGAATCATTGGGACGAGAAGTTTGACGAAGAGGAATACATCTATGGGAAGGAACCGAATGAATGGATAAAGTCCATCTTTGATAAAGAGGGACATGGAAAAGTTGCAATGCTCGCTGAAGGTGAGGGACGCAATGCTGTATATATGGCGAACCTTGGATATGATGTCACTGCCTTTGACTACTCACGGGTGGGTCTAGATAAAACCCGGAGATTGGCACAGGAGGCGGGAGTTGTTGTCACAACCCATCTTGTCGATATTACGGAGACGGATGCACTGCCTCAGGGTGAGTATGACATCAGCATCAATGTCTTCGGACATGTGCCATCGGACGGCAAGGAAGAAATGATCAAAAATTTGGTGGGGACAGTGAAGCCGGGTGGAGAGATCGTCTTTGAACTGTATTCGAAGCGGCAGATAGAATTCCAGACAGGCGGGCCAAAGGACATCCATATGCTCTATGATGTGGAGGGTCTTAGACGGGAGCTTGAAAAATACAACGTCGAAATCGTGACTCTCAAGGAAGAGATCCTCCGACGCAACGAGGGCAGGATGCATCAGGGCAAGAGTGCGGTGATACAGGGGCACATGAGAAAAGTATAGAGGAAGGACATAATGTCCTTCCTCCATATTCATCTACAGGTCGAGGTGGCGGTAGAGTGTCGCACGACTGATATTCGTCTCTTTCTTGATTTCATCAAGTGTGAACTTTTTCGACATGTACATCTCTATCGCTTTTTTAATGTTATCATCACTGCGTTTCGGACGGCCAAGCGGCTTGCCTTTGGATGATGCCTCGGTCATGCCGAGACGGGTTCTGAACTTGACGATGTCACTCTGGAATTCGGAGATGAGGTTGAGTGAAGCGCTGAAGGTGAGGGAGGTCTCCGAATCTATGGAGAGTCCCTTGTTCAGTATAATGATGGCTGTTTCCTTGGCAGACGCTGTATTGACCAGGTCGACGAGCTGTTTTGTGGAATCCGCCAATATGAAAAGATCTGTCACATAAAGGGTGTCGCCAGCCTTCATTGCTGACAGCAGGGCATTGAGCTGTGTCCGTTTTTTATTGTCATTATGGTCTTCCAGGTACAGTTTTTCGGCATGTTCTGCCAATTTCTGCTCCTGCGCGTCCATGGAGTCGATGAGTTCCACTGGCCGGGCATATCCATAGTTCATATTACACACTCCTAGATTTCAACTATATCACTTATAATTTCAAAAAGGGGTATACATTTGAAACTTCAGTGATTATAATAGGCTCTATGATTATAAAATAGGAGCGTAAAAAATGATAGAGACTTTAAAGAAAGAATGGCTCACTGATCCAAAAACGAATATTCTGGCCGGTATTGTAGTGGCGCTTGCCCTTATTCCGGAAGCGATCGCCTTCTCGATCATCGCAGGGGTCGATCCGATGGTCGGATTGTATGCCTCATTCATCATAGCGGTATCCATTTCGATACTGGGCGGCCGCCCAGCCATGATATCCGCCGCAACGGGGGCAATCGCCCTGCTGGTAACCCCACTGGTCAGGGAATATGGAGTCGAATATCTGCTGGCTGCAACGCTGCTCATGGGACTGATCCAGCTGATCCTCGGTATACTTAAGATTGGGAAACTGATGAAGTTCATACCGAAATCGGTGATGCTCGGCTTCGTCAATGCACTTGCCATCATGATATTCATGTCACAGATCGAACACATCTTTGGGATTTCAATTTCCACTTACCTCTATGTAGGCGTAACACTGCTCATCGTCTATGTTGTTCCGCGTTTCTTCAAGGCGGTACCGGCACCACTCATCGCCATTGTCGTGCTGACGGCGCTATATCTGTACATGGGTGCCGATGTCAGGACTGTAGGAGACCTTGGAGCCATCGAGCGTTCACTCCCAAGTTTCATCATTCCGGATGTTCCGTACACATTGGAAACACTCCGGATCATCCTGCCATTCTCGATTTCAATGGCAATCGTTGGTCTGGTGGAAAGTCTGCTTACCGCGAAGATCGTCGATGATGCCACAGACTCCTACAGCAGCAAGAACCGTGAATCCCGTGGTCAGGGTATATCCAACATCATCGCCGGCTTCTTCGGCGGCATGGGAGGATGTGCAATGATCGGCCAGTCCATCATCAACGTAAGGTCTGGTGCAACGACACGTTTGTCCACCTTTACTGCGGGGATGGTGCTGATCTTCCTCATCATCGTCCTTGGCGACCTCGTCGTTCAGGTGCCGATGCCGATTCTGGCAGGCATCATGGTCATGGTGTCGATCGGAACGTTCGATTGGGGTTCATTCAAGTATATGACGAGAGCCCCGAGGACGGATGTCGTCGTCATGGTCGTGACCGTTTCAATCGTGCTGATGACACACAACCTGGCCATCGGTGTGGTCGCCGGGGTCATACTCAGTGCCCTCTTCTTTGCGACGAAGATTTCCAATGTTGAAGTGGAGAAGACTGAGTCGGGGAATGAAGTGAACTACCACATCGATGGTCAGGTCTTCTTCGCCTCTGTAGACACGATGATGAACCAGATCGATCTCGATGATGAGCACAGGATGATTGAACTCGATTTTACAAATGCACATATCTGGGATGACTCTGGTGTCGATGCGATCGATACGATGATCACCAAAATGAGGCGGAAGGATAATCAGGTATACATTAGAAACTTGAATAAGGACAGCCGTAAAATCATCAACGAACTCAGTATGATTAATAAAGAAGAACTGGTATAGGGAGGGTCAATGATGTACAAATCAATATTACTCGCTGCAGATGGCTCCGAGAACAGCTTCAGGGCAGCACAGGAAATCAGGAAGTTCTACAATGAAGGGGCAACAGTCACGATCTTAAATGTAATCGGATATTCGGATTCCAAATCTGATGTGCTGCACGGCTCCAACAGCAAGAGCCTGGAGCGTGAGCGTCTGGAGAAAATTTCGGATATAACAAACTTTTTCGAAGAAAACGGCATCAATTATGAGACGGCATTCGAACATGGAGAACCGAAGGAAGCAGTAGTGAAAGTCGCAAACTCCGGGGATTACGATGTAGTCGTACTTGGTACAAGAGGACTGAACAGCCTCCAGGAAATGGTGCTTGGAAGCGTCAGCCACAAAGTGGCAAAACGTGCGAATATTCCTGTTATGATTGTAAAATAGAAATAATAGGGTAAAGAACAGATACAAAATCCTCTACAGGCTTTGTATCTGTCTTTTTTTATGCTTTTGCTGTACTTTTACATTAGATGATATTTTGCTCAACGGGAGAAAGGGTGAGTGCAATGAATATAGAAGTGCCATTAATGCTGCTGATCGTATTGTTCATCGGTCTCGGCATACTGAGCCAGTGGGTGGCGGCAATGATCAAATGGCCGGCGATTGTGGTCATGTCCATCGCAGGACTGCTCGTCGGTCCAATATTCCAGCTGGTCAACCCGGAGCAGATGATGGGGAGCGAACTCTTCAGCACAATCGTATCGCTTGCGGTCGCCATCATCTTGTTTGAAGGCAGCAGCAACCTGGATTACCGGGAGCTTCCTGGTGTTTCCAAGGCGATTGCGAGGATCATCACCATCGGTGCTGTACTGGCCTGGGTAATGGGCGCACTGGCCATGTACTTCATATTGGACTTGCCGTTATCCATTTCATTTGTACTCGGCGGACTGTTCATTGTGACAGGCCCCACTGTCATCCAGCCATTGCTCAAGCAAGCGAAGGTGAAGAACTCCGTAAACTCGATATTGAAATGGGAAAGCATCATTCTGGACCCTGTGGGTCCGTTATTTGCCCTATTTGCTTTTTATGTTTTCCAGATGATAGATCAAGGATTCGGGCTGGGATATTTCATGGAGTATATCCTCGGATTTGCGGTGGCCTTCGTCCTTGGCTTTGGTGCATCCTATCTTTTCAGATGGCTGATAAAATGGGATTTCGTCCCACAGAACCTGATGGCCCCGGTCCAATTCGTCTTCATACTGCTCATCTTCAGCCTCAGTGATGCAGTGCTTCATGAATCCGGACTGCTCGCTGTCACGATATTCGGGCTTGTGATGGCAAGACTCAAAAATCATAGTCTGATCTACAAGGAATCAGATCATTTCATTGATGAGATGACACTCATACTGGTTTCCACAGTCTTCATACTGATCACTTCGTCATTGACCAGGGAAGTGCTCAATGAAGTCATCAGCTGGCAGCTGGTCATCTTCTGTATTGTCATGATCCTCATAATACGCCCGGCATACATCCTTCTATCGACAATAAACTCAGGGATTGCCTTCAAGGAGCGTGCATTCGTTTCTTTTGTAGCGCCGAGGGGCATCGTTGCCCTGGCAGTGGCGGAGTTCTTTGCGGGACTTTTCATCGCCCAGGAGGTCGAGATGGCAGATCATATTGTGCCGGTGACATTTGGATTCGTCTTTGTAACAGTGGTCATCTATGGCTTCAGCTTCAAACCGTTGAGCAAATTCCTCAAACTTTCAAGTACAGAAGCTCCAGGCGTCATCATCATCGGGGAAAACAGATTTTCTCTTGAACTCGCAGAACGTCTGCAGGATCATGAGATTCCTGTACTCATATCGGATCTTCTCAATTCCAATCCAAAACGGGCCAAGGAACGCGGGTTGGAGACGTTTGATGGTAACCTGCTCTCTGAAGATGAGCGCATACAGACAGACCTGACACCATATAATCAGTGTCTGCTGACAACGCGGTCATATACTTTCAACCACCTGGCCTTCAATGAA
This genomic interval carries:
- a CDS encoding bifunctional 2-polyprenyl-6-hydroxyphenol methylase/3-demethylubiquinol 3-O-methyltransferase UbiG; the protein is MNHWDEKFDEEEYIYGKEPNEWIKSIFDKEGHGKVAMLAEGEGRNAVYMANLGYDVTAFDYSRVGLDKTRRLAQEAGVVVTTHLVDITETDALPQGEYDISINVFGHVPSDGKEEMIKNLVGTVKPGGEIVFELYSKRQIEFQTGGPKDIHMLYDVEGLRRELEKYNVEIVTLKEEILRRNEGRMHQGKSAVIQGHMRKV
- a CDS encoding recombinase family protein, producing the protein MNYGYARPVELIDSMDAQEQKLAEHAEKLYLEDHNDNKKRTQLNALLSAMKAGDTLYVTDLFILADSTKQLVDLVNTASAKETAIIILNKGLSIDSETSLTFSASLNLISEFQSDIVKFRTRLGMTEASSKGKPLGRPKRSDDNIKKAIEMYMSKKFTLDEIKKETNISRATLYRHLDL
- a CDS encoding SulP family inorganic anion transporter, whose amino-acid sequence is MIETLKKEWLTDPKTNILAGIVVALALIPEAIAFSIIAGVDPMVGLYASFIIAVSISILGGRPAMISAATGAIALLVTPLVREYGVEYLLAATLLMGLIQLILGILKIGKLMKFIPKSVMLGFVNALAIMIFMSQIEHIFGISISTYLYVGVTLLIVYVVPRFFKAVPAPLIAIVVLTALYLYMGADVRTVGDLGAIERSLPSFIIPDVPYTLETLRIILPFSISMAIVGLVESLLTAKIVDDATDSYSSKNRESRGQGISNIIAGFFGGMGGCAMIGQSIINVRSGATTRLSTFTAGMVLIFLIIVLGDLVVQVPMPILAGIMVMVSIGTFDWGSFKYMTRAPRTDVVVMVVTVSIVLMTHNLAIGVVAGVILSALFFATKISNVEVEKTESGNEVNYHIDGQVFFASVDTMMNQIDLDDEHRMIELDFTNAHIWDDSGVDAIDTMITKMRRKDNQVYIRNLNKDSRKIINELSMINKEELV
- a CDS encoding universal stress protein; this encodes MYKSILLAADGSENSFRAAQEIRKFYNEGATVTILNVIGYSDSKSDVLHGSNSKSLERERLEKISDITNFFEENGINYETAFEHGEPKEAVVKVANSGDYDVVVLGTRGLNSLQEMVLGSVSHKVAKRANIPVMIVK
- a CDS encoding sodium:proton antiporter, whose amino-acid sequence is MNIEVPLMLLIVLFIGLGILSQWVAAMIKWPAIVVMSIAGLLVGPIFQLVNPEQMMGSELFSTIVSLAVAIILFEGSSNLDYRELPGVSKAIARIITIGAVLAWVMGALAMYFILDLPLSISFVLGGLFIVTGPTVIQPLLKQAKVKNSVNSILKWESIILDPVGPLFALFAFYVFQMIDQGFGLGYFMEYILGFAVAFVLGFGASYLFRWLIKWDFVPQNLMAPVQFVFILLIFSLSDAVLHESGLLAVTIFGLVMARLKNHSLIYKESDHFIDEMTLILVSTVFILITSSLTREVLNEVISWQLVIFCIVMILIIRPAYILLSTINSGIAFKERAFVSFVAPRGIVALAVAEFFAGLFIAQEVEMADHIVPVTFGFVFVTVVIYGFSFKPLSKFLKLSSTEAPGVIIIGENRFSLELAERLQDHEIPVLISDLLNSNPKRAKERGLETFDGNLLSEDERIQTDLTPYNQCLLTTRSYTFNHLAFNEMSQEFGLKNVKMFPYPIDSDKKRRRVEPEIKHHILFDENYTYYWFNLFIDDHEITEVDASESDSITDDDVVLYHIDGNKNVGFKTITEDLNYSTEGVIGILKGAHSFKEKKKNGES